ttttctctgtCTTCATActgtttgaaaaatatgagATAATcgttgtggttgtggttttGGATATGGTTGTTAATTCTTGTGtcattatataattttaaGACCGAGATCCTTTTTGTTactgttttatttttaagaACAATAAAAGCATGATCACGCTTTTAAtcataaattgattgtgTAAAGATATAAACTCTATGGATAAATTTTAAcagacaacaacaacaactaaaactaaaaactaaaaactTATTCTTTAAActgaaattttttcttctttatcttGTTTAATAATTAGTTTTGCATTagttaaattgaattgtttgtAAACCGAAACAAAAcgaaaaagttgaaataAAGGATTAAAAAGAGTAAGGCAAATAAATCCGTAGGAAACGTTTCGCCTCGAGGTAAAGATATACACAGATTTGTCACCAATCCACTATttagaattaaaaaaaaaagaagaaactgaAAACTACTACTTTCTTCCACTTGCTTTTCCTCTTTCTTCCTTCCTCTCAACAATCTACATAACATTCAACATACTCAATATATTCAACATATTTTAACGTAATCAACACTTGACACAAAACTTGGAGAActttcaacaacttcaaacagttgaagaaaaaaaaaagaaattaaaaaaaacgtttcttttttctccttctattttttttttcttcttttccaCTCAGTTCAACCCccatcaataaattgagAGAATAAAGTATAaacaataccaataatACCAATACTACGAACTTATCAAGAGTGTAAACCAAAAGAGTAAACTAAAGAAAGAGTGTGtgaaaaaacaagaaaaatagtaaaagaattattattattattctatCAATTCTTActattcattttcaatcatTCGTAATTAAAGAGAATCATTAAAGAACGAACATAATATATAAACTCAACCCACTaaaaacattattattatttattaatagtATCTACTGATTTGTTTGGTTTACCATTCCTTTAAATATACACCAACAAAATAGATATTATGGCAGAAGTATTATCATTGGTTGACCTCGAGATTCCTCAAGTCACTGATAAgtattataaatttgacACTTTTAAACATTTAATCTGTCACTTGTTCAAGAAAACCAGCACAGAAACTGATTCAAATGTTCCTatagtaataatattcCCGACCAACAATGATATCCCTTCGAGAAAGACTCGAtctactaccaccaccaccaccaccactactactactaatacCAGCAAGTTAGACAATTTGCCATTCAGTGATAAATCGTTGTTGAtacaattcttcttcacccATTTGAACatattgatgattcaaGGAGAGAATTCGGATGAGGGAAAGTTATATCAAGAAATAAGTTCAGCCAAAGAATTATTGACAAATAGGATATCACGAGTTGGAAATTGGACAGGAACAACTCATTTTAGATACTGTCGACATGAGAATGATTGTGGACTATTGAATCAACATTCCAAAATTGCAGGAATTATACCCACAATGACTTACATTCTCAATTGTAATGCAACAAGATCAGAAATTGCCACTAACcaattgatatatttatatcGACTCATGATAGAGGAgattaattttattgaattgttaCAAGATGCATCTACGACAAGATTATCTCAGTTGTGTTATGCTGTGGGACATTGGAGTTTCCCTGCtcataatttatcaaatgacgatttggtttattgtgtttatttgatgataGATTACGCTATCAAACAAGTTGAAGGGTTTGACAACATTCCtttgaatgaattattggcatttatatttattgttaGAGATACCTATAAGAATGGGAATCCGTTCCATAATTTCCGCCACGCTGTGGATGTTCTACAAGCTTGTTTCCATTTTCTTATTAGATTGGGTAGTTTAcccaaattcaaacaatttgtCGAGGACCCGAAATTGGATTACACCGAAGTTCATGACACACATACTGTATTGATTGCCTTACAAAACAATTCCTCCGAGGAAAAAGCTTCTCTTAATCCAATACAAACATTAGGGTTATTGGTTGCAGCATTGGGCCATGATGTGGGCCACCCAGGTACGACAAATGATTTCATGATTAAATTCAGTGCACCAACGGCACTACTTTACAATGACAGATCTGTTCTTGAATCTTATCATGCATctttatttatcaataaagtGTTAAGAATATGTTGGCCAGATTTATTAACTTGTACAATTGAGGAAAAATCAGAGTTAACCATTAGAAGTTTGATAATTTCTTCGATATTGGCCACCGATATGGGTGAACATAATGAATATGTTAATCGGTTGAAATCTTTCAAGACccataatgaaattttaaacCATGATAACACtgttaaattgatttctgCCTTGTTAATCAAATGTGCTGATATTTCTAACGTGACGAGACCGTTGAGAGTATCTGCACAATGGGCAATGGTTTTATCAAGAGAATTTGCAGAAGTTGAGTTGCTCAAATCGGTAATCaaaaaagatattgatCTTGACTTTACCAAAGATTTAACTTATGATCATGTTCCACATGAATTACGCGAAATACTTGAAATACAACCCGATATACATAAAGGACAgatatttttcatcaatttattcGCTGagaatttgtttaatagTGTTAGTGATTTATTACCTCAATTGCAGTATACTTGTGATATTATCATGGAAAACAAACTATTTTGGTTGGAAAGAGCAAAGAAATAACAATGTAGTGTTTCACTGTGTGTATGCTTGCAGTTAAGTTAAACTAGACCAAGAAGTTTGCCATCAACCACCGTtgcattattattatttattattatcattatcatctgTTTTTATGCTGTACACATTTTACTTTTGGATTGGATTTACACAATAAACATATAGTTAATTATCTTATAGAGTATAAAACTTAATTGGATTATACAGATTAATATATGTTTTCCTATGCTTAAGAGGATTTTGAAGTTGTACTTGTTTAGAACGTGAGTATTACTTCTAGATGAAACTGTTTGTCTCTATTCTATATACTATTGGAATTTTAGTTTGTGTAGCAAAGAGACACCTAAGTCATTAATGAGTAGGAAAAATTGTGTTGTCTGGGAGCTTTGTATAAATTGTGGAATTGTGGGTTATTTTTGACTGGTGAAAATTTCATGTTGTACTGAAATAATTGGTACTAAGGGCAAAGTGTCAAAAATAGGGGGCAAGCAACAAGGTGGTGTGTATACTAATATACACTAGTACGACTTAGATCCGCCACAAGGTGCTGTCCGACGGACGACGTAATTACTCGCACCAAAACGTGTCGAACAATTCTCTAatacactttttttttctgttggtgttggtggttAGTGACTTTTGCATCTTCCATCATCAATCTAACATCTTCCACAGATTTTACCTCATCATCTCCAACTAACGTCgctcttctttttttcgatttttttttctctttcttccGTCACTCATTCCTCTCAGAttcctttttctctttttccaACAACACCTTTCCAATAAACTGAGTTGTAAATATTTAGTTTTCAATTAGTTCATCTACATATATTGTTTCACATTTTATGTTTCTTATAAACTAAGaagaaatttcaaaaagacTTTAAAAGTTATCGAATAACAAATATCGTAATCCAACATTTTCAATCTAAAAATGGAACAATCTCAAGGAAACATTGCCAACTCCCCACCAACTTCCGAAATTCCTCAGAGACCGATTATATTGTCTCCACCACCATTGGACCAAAACTCATTGAATCAATCGTTCAATAATTTGCCGACATCTGTTCCTCAAGGTCATGCCAATAGACAACAAAGTGTTGGGTACAATTTGCAAcatgaatttgaaacattGACTGCTAATTTAGATTTGGACTTGAATAGTTCCACGAGAAATATTACTCAGAGTGCTCCACctaatcaacaacaacagcaacaatcTCAATTGCAAGCAACGGATTCACAACTATTGACCACCACTGCTGATTTGAACACCAAACCGGCTCATTCGGTCAAACCGACGTTGGCTGCTCCAGCTGCTTCAAGATATGGATCGCATTTAGGCTCTGATTTATTAGGTAAATCCACTAGCTCTTTACTTGGTGATAACAACCCAGTTTCTCCAATCCagaaattttcttcaatcaaTACTCAATTGGATAGTTTGttgaacaacaatatttctAGTGCCAAAAGTAAAACTGGAACCAATTCAccatttttatcaaatgcTGGGTTATCCAATAGACCACAATCGGTCAATGATTTTagtaatattttcaatcGCCAAgaccaacaacaacaacaacaatctcAAACATTTCTGAGTTTTACTACTCAACAGCAAAgccaaaaccaaaatcaaaatcaaaatcaatcaaactTTTATCTGGACTTGATAGTATTCAGCAACTggattgaaaatttgaatccTCAAGATAACCTCACAatgattgattatttatgCTCTAATTTGCCACTTGACATATTATTGACTTTTAAATCTAAATTAGATTTGCATTTGCAAGGAGGTTCAgctcaaaatcaacaactgCAACAACTGCAACTACTACCACAATTTGTTATGTCACCCTACAGTCAATATGATCAACAACTTTACAATGACATGGacaaattaaatattcaaGATGATAGTTTCAAATCAAAGCATGGTAACTCATCATTCAGGTCTAATCATTTAGCCAATTTAATCGATAAAGTAGAACGACCAAAATCGGCTGATCCATTTGTCAATAATACCAAATATggtcaatatcaacaacaatcataTAACCAACACCTGTATCAGCAACAACATCCGTTAGTTGATAGAGCCAAATCTCCAACATCTCATTTATATGAAAAGACCAATTTCTTACAATTAGCAGCAGctaattcaaataatactGGTGGtaattataatcaatatatgccatcattatcttctacttcttcttcattagGTCAagcaaattcaaataatacaTCTACTAGAGACGACATGGATTTGAAGCTTGGTGCATTAGCTACCATCAATTCCAGAGTGGCATTAGATTCAAATAGAAAGCATCCTCACGTAGCAACACCTGGATCAACTTGGAATAATCAAACTCACACACATCTGCATATTTCACCACCACATCACAATCAAATGCATAGTGGTGTACGTAATGTTTCTAATTTTGAAGAATCCATTAATCGATCATTAAATTCATCAAGTGTGCCTGCTAGTATGCACAAGTCAAACTATTCCAATTCTCATGGCAACAAtagtaacaacaacagcgGCAACACCAATATTAATTCTAATCAAAACAAAGGAACTcataaaaagaaaataaactCTCCAACTTCAGCAGTTAGTATGCAACAGAATTCTACTTCAGTAAATTCAACCACCAGTGGTAATGGTGGAGCAAATGCTAACGTCAATACAACAGCCACAACTagttcatcatcatcttcttctatgCCGATTGAAGTTTCAAGTCTTGAGTTATTGAATAACATTCCTGCATGGTTAAAATTGTTACGATTGCACAAGTATACCGAATGTTTAAAGGATGTACCCTGGAAAGAGTTGATAGAGTTGGATAATGATCAATTGGAGAGTAAAGGTGTTGCTGCATTAGGAGCTAGACGTAAATTGTTAAAAGCATTTGATGTTGTGAAGAATAATTTACCAGTTGTTTGATGAAACTaggtttttctttttcaaagtGTTTGATATGctttgaaattcaaatctgTATAATGAAGGGTTTACTACtagtaaaataaaataaattaaaaaagatTTCTTTGTCTTGTTCTGTTCTTCtgtaaatataaaatatagatttattattaatatcgaatattaaataaatagatTTAATCAAACAGGACTTATAATTGACTTGGATTCTTGAGTTCTTATTTTTGTTCTATATAAATAAGCAATAAGCTCCTCTGTCTCCCCGATagtaataattaattatggcaaaaaaaaaaaaacagaaaacgTTCATAAAACTATCTGTTTCTAAATATGCCCATTTTGAACcctttaatttattaatttataaaaaaatatatgtTTGTGATCACTACTATCAATGATCACATAATCACACAACAAGAATTGGTTTTCTTTGCTTGTTTATAAAACATTCTTGAAGAACTTGACAATGCTTCTGATTTGTCAACCAATGAATCTAATTTCTCTCCTCTTTGTAAAACCCCTTCAATAGTTTTGTGTAAAACAACCTTAGTATCATCTAATTCTTGTTGAACTTTCATGATTGAATCAGCTTGAGTGGGATcttgatattttttcaaatatgcTTCTAATTGTCCATATTGTAAAGTTTCATTTGCTTTATCAATGTTTTCCCAATCAGATTTAGGATGCAATGATAAATATTCTTCCAagattttatttattaatgtATATGCTGGTCTTACAGGGTAATCTTTGTCCGTTATAATGATACCAGAAATTCCTTCTGATCTGGTATAAGTATGACCAATATAATTACCTTCTTCAACACTTTGTCTCTGTCCAGGTTGAGTTCTTTGGGATACGGTTTCTGCGAAAAAAGTCATGAATTGGGATACCCCATTTCTTTCGAAAAAGGAAAACTGTGATAAATCTCTGGCTGAAGTTAACTCTAAAGCCTTGTCTCCACTTGATCTTAAAATACCAATGTAataaatcttcatcttttgAGTTTGTTTCAATATACAAAGcaattaaaataaattaaatgacGTGAGGCTTTACgttttgtttgttggttggttggtggaagatcaagaagaaaaaagaattgagaCTTTgctgttattttttttgttgttgtttgattaAACGATGCTGTGAAACATTGGCAATAATCTATCTAAAGTACACGACGATACTAAAAATCTAACAAACATGGTTTACAAATCACAATTGATCTTGAGGTTATGCTGGGGTTAAGATCTTTAAAGCAGTTAGTAGAGTAGCCAATATAATAGCTTAGCTGTGTCTATGCTGAAGAGTTTGCCCATGTTGTGGAGTTTTAGGAACAAAGATAAGTTGCTAAGCATTTGCAATTTATAATGGACATATTTATACATGATTAATGTCAATAGCTCAAAATTTTAGTAATCAAGTAAAAACATCCAGAATAGACCATTCCTCTGGATAAGTAACCACTTCGGTTGTTTGATAACCCTATATTAATGGCTGCACAAACCAAAGTATAGTAGCTTGATTTCAAAGGAATATACTACAACAATAGAGCTATCACTACTCTTGTATACTCTTATAAGCCCTTATTCAGTATTAACTACAAAGATGTGGTGTAGATTGCACGACATATATTAGTTAAACCAAACAAAGCATTGTTGATAGGAGATAGTTAAATCCACAAATAGTGTTTACACGACAaatcagaaaaaaaaaagaaaaacaatattagtatttgatttatttgacTTACTTGTCTATACAAGTtataaaatttgaaatttgatatAGAGCTTCATTGAATATCCAGTTCAACTTTTCGAAACCCACTTAACTGTGGATGAATTAGAATATAATTAGGTGGAACTGACATTTTAAATATCTAATATATTTCCTCCTAGTCTACATTATTCATagttaatttcaatttcaatgtCAAAACATCGTTTAACAAATAACAAGAATAATACCAATGGCATTTCGAAACCATCCTCAAATTCAGTATCAGTGGAAAACAGCAGTACAAATAACCCAAAAGCTGGTCCTACACCGACATTGAAGGTTGTTTTGTTAGGAGATCTGGGTGTGGGTAAAACTTGTTTGAGATCTCAATTTGTACATCATGTATTTACCAACGCATACAAGGCAACTATTGGAGGTGATTATTTGACAACATCAGTTGTTCTACCCCAGCAAATACAACAATCACAATTATCGTCATCGACTTCATCTTTGGACATTAAATCAAACTTTGCAACTACCAGACTACCGAGTACGAATACAAAAGtcaatttacaaatttGGGATACAGCAGGTCAAGAACGATTCAATAGTATATCTCAAGCATTTTATCGAGGCACAGATGTATGTGTTTTGGTTTATGACGTTACGAATTACGAGTCAGTACTAAGTATAAGAGATTGGTTTAATCGATTTATGGAGCATTGTCATGTCGAATTTCCTGGTATTGTGATTGTGGGAAATAAATCAGATAAATCAACCGACCGATGTGTTGATTTGAACGAAATAAAAGATATTGTTACGACAAATACAACTTTTGCCAATGTGGGTGATTACATTGATGATTGGgataattcattaatggAAATAAGTGCTAAGCGTCTAGAATTAGTCGAAGAGTTGTTTGTCAGAGTTGCAAAAATTGGTGTTGACTTGTTAATGGGTAATAAAGGTGATAACAAAAGAAGATTGCAACAATTTGATAAGATTGATTTGAGAGAAACACATAATAGAATAAATGACAATACTACTAGTACATCGTCGAGCTGTGCTTGTTGAAAGGATTGTCGAAATAATAGATATAATGAAGCTGATTAATTTAGGAGAAAATGTTTAGAATacgtaatttttttttcattactatatataataaatacaatgatttaatttttaataatttatttacaaaaagaCTATATTTATGTACGAGTGATGCGTAATTATGTTACATGAAATTTCTTCTAATCAGATTTAGTGTTTGGTTTGACCTTATCTTCCTTGATTCcttgttcaatttgttcaattgcAGGTTCAGAAGTCTCAAGAACAACATGTTCAACGACCTCGGTACttgcttcttcttcgcCATCATCATATAATTCATCCTTATAATGTTCAGGATATCTCTTGAAACAAGATCTcatgttttcaaatttcttgataCAATCAATTCCCTTTGGTTCAGTTTCAGAAAATACAAAACAGGAAAAGGCTTCCTTGAATTCTTCACCACATGGACCATGGGCCATACCTCCTAAACAAGGACAGTCCCAATTGATTTCACCGGTATCTGGATTAAATGCAGCTTCTTGTTTACCTTCTCCTTCAGGTTCACCTTCAGGTTGTGAGTTGCTTTTCTTGTCAGCGACATTTGCCTTGGACTCAGAAGATGTTTTTGCATCTTCtgctttttttgttttctgttCATTTTCCTTGATcactttttcttgtcttgCATCCAATGATTCTTGGGCGTCTTTGGCAACGGCATTACCTTCttcaaaaactttttcaatgttTTCAGCAGTGGATGCATTTTGGATTAAACTTGATTGTTGTGAAAAGTATCCAAAAGCTAAGGCACCGGTTCCCAAGACTCCAAGTAGTAATTTCGAGTTGTATTGGCTTGGTGTAGTTCTGGTAGTGGATAACTGTCTGGTGAGTCTTGCAGTTGACTGACGAATAAGACCTGAAGATGATCTAGAAATAGTTCTATAcatgatattgaaaattgaaatgcTTGTGAATGGGGAtgaaagaaacaaataaatcaaaaaatacTTGCGAGCTAATGTGCTATAACACTGAAACTGGGATGATGATGGTAACGAAGTTTGTTTCTAGAAATCTATAGAATAAATAATGCAACAATCTAATGACTAGAAACTTGTGTTTTCTAAATACAAATTGAGTTTTCAGCAATAGCAAGTTTAGCAGGCAatagagagagagaaaaatcTGTtcttgaagaaatttttcGTCCCAAATTTGATTCTTCGGGTTTCGGGGGTGGCGACGCACAGTCATCATtgtaaatttgattattaagCCTAGAGCGAAGACTTTGacaaattattgttattcCGTCACACTATGTGCAGGTCTGGGGATTATTCCAGAAAGATATAGTTTAACCATGAAGGAAACCTATAACATTAGTTTTATTGGAAACAAATTCACATCTACATTAAAGTGACTGCTACATGAGTTGATCATTACAGAATAgattattgaataattattatctttCTTTCATATCAAAACTATATACACATACATTTCGTTATCCCTCATATATtctccaaaaaaaaatcatcataaaaaacaataaaaatcatACTAAATAGCAATGTTAATCACTAGtcataaataaataaaaaatagaCTACTTCTCGTCTCCTCTCTGTTGGTATCTTATATCCTGTGACAAGTCAGGCAATTTGATGAGCTGTTgttcttcaacaatttgtGAATTACCATTATATGATTGCTCATATGCAGCATATGCAATAGATGCCAATACAGCGACGATTGAAATGGCTCCCATCTTTCTAAAGAACtttaaaactttttcaGATTCTTGGGTATCCTCTGTTTGTACTTTTTTCATGTAGTCTTTGACAGCAGCGAATTTTGTTTCCGTGATTGGTTGTGGGGGTGGTTGCTCGACTGAGTATGAGCGCAAGGGACGAAGTTCTAAGGCCATGGCTCTTCTAAATGCTCGACTGTGTTTTGATGCTCCTAATGCTGTTCTTAACATTGTTTAATGGATATAagtattaataaataaaagtagtcaaataattaaatttcttgaagaaagaaataagTTTGTTTAAATAAGTTCTTTAATTCTCCTTCTGTTTTAAAACAGTATGAATTTTTCACATTTTTCTATCTTGATACAATGTGAGATGTTTACAAATTTGTctcttttttctcttttccCCTCAGCTCTCATTCGCTGGTTATCTATAAAAtcgaaaacaaaaaatctataatgcattgtttttttttttctgtttatctaaaaaatctttttattatatataattagTCAAATTTTCTAGATTGATTGGCACAAATTCCTGATCGTCAATTTTTCCCACCCATAACACGTCATCGTCAATATACCCacaaattttcttgttcagTAAATCATTCTGACTAAACTGATATACCGGGAATCCCTTTTGCAACAGTAGTTCATCTTTTAAAGGTTTCATTAATATGTTATTTTGTAAACAAAACTGGGAAACAACATCCTTGAATGAAGTGATTAGTTGATAAGAAGGTATACCGTTGACAGTCAGCTTTATGTTTCTAGAATTGTTTATTAGCTCCTCGCAATTTGGGAGCATCTTACcattcaattttggaaCCAGCTCACATACAGATGTCTCAAACTTTGCTTCAATTATATCCAACGCCTTGTTTAAATACCAATTAATTGTTTCTGAAGTGATGTTATCACATTCTTGTAGCTTATTTGCAAAGTATGAGTACCAAAAGCTATACCATTTTGGAACATTATGTGGCTCGTTGGTAAATGATTGGAGGAACGTTTGCAACCATCGATTGAAAATCCGAAATTGTAGTAAAG
This genomic stretch from Candida albicans SC5314 chromosome 1, complete sequence harbors:
- a CDS encoding uncharacterized protein (Ortholog(s) have RNA binding, flap-structured DNA binding activity and role in nuclear-transcribed mRNA poly(A) tail shortening, positive regulation of endodeoxyribonuclease activity); this encodes MEQSQGNIANSPPTSEIPQRPIILSPPPLDQNSLNQSFNNLPTSVPQGHANRQQSVGYNLQHEFETLTANLDLDLNSSTRNITQSAPPNQQQQQQSQLQATDSQLLTTTADLNTKPAHSVKPTLAAPAASRYGSHLGSDLLGKSTSSLLGDNNPVSPIQKFSSINTQLDSLLNNNISSAKSKTGTNSPFLSNAGLSNRPQSVNDFSNIFNRQDQQQQQQSQTFSSFTTQQQSQNQNQNQNQSNFYSDLIVFSNWIENLNPQDNLTMIDYLCSNLPLDILLTFKSKLDLHLQGGSAQNQQSQQSQLLPQFVMSPYSQYDQQLYNDMDKLNIQDDSFKSKHGNSSFRSNHLANLIDKVERPKSADPFVNNTKYGQYQQQSYNQHSYQQQHPLVDRAKSPTSHLYEKTNFLQLAAANSNNTGGNYNQYMPSLSSTSSSLGQANSNNTSTRDDMDLKLGALATINSRVALDSNRKHPHVATPGSTWNNQTHTHSHISPPHHNQMHSGVRNVSNFEESINRSLNSSSVPASMHKSNYSNSHGNNSNNNSGNTNINSNQNKGTHKKKINSPTSAVSMQQNSTSVNSTTSGNGGANANVNTTATTSSSSSSSMPIEVSSLELLNNIPAWLKLLRLHKYTECLKDVPWKELIELDNDQLESKGVAALGARRKLLKAFDVVKNNLPVV
- the MIA40 gene encoding Mia40p (Predicted component of the mitochondrial intermembrane space import machinery; Hap43p-repressed gene) produces the protein MYRTISRSSSGLIRQSTARLTRQLSTTRTTPSQYNSKLLLGVLGTGALAFGYFSQQSSLIQNASTAENIEKVFEEGNAVAKDAQESLDARQEKVIKENEQKTKKAEDAKTSSESKANVADKKSNSQPEGEPEGEGKQEAAFNPDTGEINWDCPCLGGMAHGPCGEEFKEAFSCFVFSETEPKGIDCIKKFENMRSCFKRYPEHYKDELYDDGEEEASTEVVEHVVLETSEPAIEQIEQGIKEDKVKPNTKSD
- a CDS encoding uncharacterized protein (Protein of unknown function; Hap43-repressed gene), whose product is MLRTALGASKHSRAFRRAMALELRPLRSYSVEQPPPQPITETKFAAVKDYMKKVQTEDTQESEKVLKFFRKMGAISIVAVLASIAYAAYEQSYNGNSQIVEEQQLIKLPDLSQDIRYQQRGDEK
- the YKT6 gene encoding palmitoyltransferase (Putative protein of the vacuolar SNARE complex; predicted role in vacuolar fusion; rat catheter biofilm repressed), whose amino-acid sequence is MKIYYIGILRSSGDKALELTSARDLSQFSFFERNGVSQFMTFFAETVSQRTQPGQRQSVEEGNYIGHTYTRSEGISGIIITDKDYPVRPAYTLINKILEEYLSLHPKSDWENIDKANETLQYGQLEAYLKKYQDPTQADSIMKVQQELDDTKVVLHKTIEGVLQRGEKLDSLVDKSEALSSSSRMFYKQAKKTNSCCVIM
- the YPT7 gene encoding Ypt7p (Protein of YPT/RAB family; induced during the mating process); this translates as MSKHRLTNNKNNTNGISKPSSNSVSVENSSTNNPKAGPTPTLKVVLLGDSGVGKTCLRSQFVHHVFTNAYKATIGGDYLTTSVVLPQQIQQSQLSSSTSSLDIKSNFATTRLPSTNTKVNLQIWDTAGQERFNSISQAFYRGTDVCVLVYDVTNYESVLSIRDWFNRFMEHCHVEFPGIVIVGNKSDKSTDRCVDLNEIKDIVTTNTTFANVGDYIDDWDNSLMEISAKRLELVEELFVRVAKIGVDLLMGNKGDNKRRLQQFDKIDLRETHNRINDNTTSTSSSCAC
- the PDE2 gene encoding 3',5'-cyclic-nucleotide phosphodiesterase (High affinity cyclic nucleotide phosphodiesterase; moderates signaling by cAMP; required for virulence, switching, cell wall, hyphal, not pseudohyphal growth; expressed shortly after hyphal induction; rat catheter and Spider biofilm induced) gives rise to the protein MAEVLSLVDLEIPQVTDKYYKFDTFKHLICHLFKKTSTETDSNVPIVIIFPTNNDIPSRKTRSTTTTTTTTTTTNTSKLDNLPFSDKSLLIQFFFTHLNILMIQGENSDEGKLYQEISSAKELLTNRISRVGNWTGTTHFRYCRHENDCGLLNQHSKIAGIIPTMTYILNCNATRSEIATNQLIYLYRLMIEEINFIELLQDASTTRLSQLCYAVGHWSFPAHNLSNDDLVYCVYLMIDYAIKQVEGFDNIPLNELLAFIFIVRDTYKNGNPFHNFRHAVDVLQACFHFLIRLGSLPKFKQFVEDPKLDYTEVHDTHTVLIALQNNSSEEKASLNPIQTLGLLVAALGHDVGHPGTTNDFMIKFSAPTALLYNDRSVLESYHASLFINKVLRICWPDLLTCTIEEKSELTIRSLIISSILATDMGEHNEYVNRLKSFKTHNEILNHDNTVKLISALLIKCADISNVTRPLRVSAQWAMVLSREFAEVELLKSVIKKDIDLDFTKDLTYDHVPHELREILEIQPDIHKGQIFFINLFAENLFNSVSDLLPQLQYTCDIIMENKLFWLERAKK